Proteins encoded together in one Triticum dicoccoides isolate Atlit2015 ecotype Zavitan chromosome 7B, WEW_v2.0, whole genome shotgun sequence window:
- the LOC119335737 gene encoding RING-H2 finger protein ATL3-like yields MSSSPPASTVSDAAAAAGPPSQLAISNGVLLAAVIFLFMVVVFVFLLYLYAKRFLGANPMLNGAGTASSRFIFVGDSPFPRRGLPASVLRTLPVAVYGSGASPKTPGGGRRSSRDALECAVCLSEVADGEKVRTLPKCGHRFHVDCIDMWFHSHDTCPLCRAPVGADAEPAAEGLPRVPREDHATPEFPMFPTNVLFWGTHDDVSNGGLGGMPPPPAPAPPIAAASTSSSASGRRKENLVIDIPTRAMAVGAASSPVTPLPASDLRSPMSARLRSLRRLLSRGKQAVVGASSSSPRGGGDIEQGLAGRPPKTPKTPPASN; encoded by the coding sequence ATGTCTTCTTCGCCTCCGGCGTCGACGGTgtcggacgcggcggcggcggcggggccgccgTCGCAGCTGGCCATCAGCAACGGGGTGCTGCTGGCGGCGGTGATCTTCCTCTTCATGGTcgtcgtcttcgtcttcctcctctacCTCTACGCCAAGCGCTTCCTGGGGGCCAACCCCATGCTCAACGGCGCCGGGACGGCCTCCTCGCGCTTCATCTTCGTCGGCGACTCCCCGTTCCCGCGCCGCGGCCTGCCGGCCTCCGTGCTCCGGACCCTCCCCGTGGCCGTATACGGCAGCGGCGCCTCGCCCAAGAcgcccggcggcgggaggaggagcaGCCGCGACGCGCTCGAGTGCGCGGTGTGCCTCTCGGAGGTGGCCGACGGCGAGAAGGTGCGGACGCTGCCCAAGTGCGGCCACCGCTTCCACGTCGACTGCATCGACATGTGGTTCCACTCCCACGACACCTGCCCGCTCTGCCGCGCCCCCGTCGGCGCCGACGCCGAGCCCGCCGCCGAGGGGCTCCCCCGCGTGCCGCGCGAGGACCACGCCACGCCGGAGTTCCCCATGTTCCCCACCAACGTCCTCTTCTGGGGCACCCACGACGACGTCTCCAACGGCGGCCTCGGAGGGATGCCGCCCCCGCCTGCCCCGGCGCCCCcgatcgccgccgcctccaccagctCCTCGGCGTCCGGGCGCAGGAAGGAGAACCTGGTGATCGACATCCCCACCCGGGCAATGGCGGTGGGCGCCGCGTCGTCCCCCGTGACGCCGCTGCCGGCGAGCGACCTGCGGTCCCCCATGTCCGCCCGGCTCCGCTCGCTGCGCCGGCTCCTGAGCAGGGGCAAGCAGGCCGTGGTGGGCGCgtcctcctccagcccgcgcggcggcggcgacatcgAGCAGGGCCTCGCCGGACGCCCGCCGAAGACGCCCAAGACACCTCCGGCGTCGAACTGA